A genomic window from Massilia sp. METH4 includes:
- the catC gene encoding muconolactone Delta-isomerase, producing MLFHVRMDVHLPPSMPPDQAAQLKADEKALAQRLQEEGKWRHLWRIAGQYANVSIFDVAGNEELHALLMSLPLFPYMKIEVAPLCRHPSSIRTNDL from the coding sequence ATGCTGTTCCATGTCCGTATGGATGTGCACCTGCCGCCATCCATGCCGCCCGACCAGGCGGCGCAACTGAAGGCCGATGAAAAGGCGCTGGCCCAGCGCCTGCAGGAAGAGGGCAAATGGCGCCACCTGTGGCGCATCGCCGGCCAGTACGCCAACGTCAGCATCTTCGACGTGGCCGGCAACGAAGAGCTGCATGCGCTGCTGATGTCGCTGCCGCTGTTCCCTTATATGAAGATCGAGGTCGCGCCGCTGTGCCGGCACCCGTCCTCGATCCGTACCAACGACCTGTAA
- the catA gene encoding catechol 1,2-dioxygenase, with amino-acid sequence MTHNDIDKLVHSWIVAAADRPADPRVRDITVRLVGDLCKAIEDLDIQPAEFWKGLEFLSAAGAANELGLLAPGLGLERFLDIRADEADAKAGIEGGTPRTIEGPLYVAGAPVCHGCARLDDGTEAEQGEVLFMQGTVYGDNGTPVPGARVEVWHANLLGNYSHFDRTQSPFNLRRTIVADEQGRYRLRTIMPKGYGCPPGGSTATLLDLLGRHGQRPAHIHFFVSAEGHRKLTTQINIDGDEYLWDDFAFASREGLVPPVVRVSDPAAIAAKGLDKPFASIDFDFSLHADSAAAPATEVERLRAAA; translated from the coding sequence ATGACGCATAACGACATCGACAAACTGGTGCACAGCTGGATCGTGGCGGCGGCCGACCGGCCGGCCGACCCGCGCGTGCGCGACATCACGGTGCGCCTGGTGGGCGACCTGTGCAAGGCCATCGAAGACCTCGATATCCAGCCCGCCGAGTTCTGGAAGGGCCTGGAATTCCTGTCCGCCGCCGGTGCGGCGAACGAGCTGGGCCTGCTGGCGCCGGGCCTCGGCCTGGAACGCTTCCTCGACATCCGCGCCGACGAGGCCGATGCGAAGGCCGGCATCGAAGGCGGCACGCCGCGCACGATCGAAGGCCCGCTGTACGTGGCCGGGGCGCCCGTTTGCCACGGCTGCGCACGGCTCGACGATGGAACCGAGGCGGAGCAGGGCGAGGTGCTGTTCATGCAGGGCACCGTGTACGGAGACAACGGCACGCCGGTACCCGGCGCGCGAGTCGAGGTGTGGCATGCGAACCTGCTGGGCAATTACTCGCACTTCGACCGCACGCAATCGCCGTTCAACCTGCGCCGCACGATCGTGGCGGACGAGCAGGGCCGGTATCGGCTCCGCACCATCATGCCGAAGGGGTACGGCTGTCCGCCGGGCGGCAGTACGGCCACCTTGCTGGACCTGCTGGGCCGCCACGGCCAGCGCCCCGCGCACATCCACTTCTTCGTCTCCGCCGAGGGCCACCGCAAGCTGACCACGCAGATCAATATCGATGGCGACGAGTACCTGTGGGACGACTTCGCCTTCGCCAGCCGGGAGGGCCTCGTGCCCCCGGTGGTGCGCGTCAGCGATCCGGCCGCCATTGCCGCGAAGGGGCTCGACAAGCCGTTCGCCTCGATCGATTTCGATTTCAGCCTGCACGCCGACAGTGCCGCCGCGCCGGCCACCGAAGTCGAACGCCTGCGCGCCGCCGCCTGA
- the benA gene encoding benzoate 1,2-dioxygenase large subunit, producing the protein MIPIHPARRSMEGLLVEDEAKGDYRLRRSAFTDPALFELEMKHIFEGNWIYLAHESQVPNNNDYYTTHIGRQPVFIARNKQGELNAFINACSHRGAQLCRHKRGNKATYTCPFHGWTFNNNGKLLKVKDPEGAGYPECFNKEGSHDLKRVPKFASYRGFLFGSLNADVVPLEAFLGEAGKIIDMIVDQSPDGLEVLRGSSTYTFNGNWKLQAENGADGYHVSAVHWNYAATTNRRKEAGIDAIRAMDAGKWGRQGGGFYAFEHGHMLLWTQWSNPEDRPNYPRRGDYAAKYGEPMSRWMIERSRNLCLYPNVYLMDQFGSQIRLLRPISVDKTEVTIYCIAPKGESDDARARRIRQYEDFFNVSGMATPDDLEEFRACQTGYAGAAMEWNDMCRGAKHWIKGPDEAAREIGLQPVMSGVRTEDEGLYTVQHRYWLDVMSKALMPEGQP; encoded by the coding sequence ATTATTCCGATCCATCCCGCCCGTCGTTCCATGGAGGGCTTGCTGGTCGAGGATGAAGCGAAAGGCGACTACCGCCTGCGCCGCAGCGCCTTCACCGACCCGGCCCTGTTCGAACTGGAGATGAAGCACATCTTCGAGGGCAACTGGATCTACCTGGCCCACGAGAGCCAGGTCCCGAACAACAACGATTACTACACGACGCACATCGGCCGCCAGCCGGTGTTCATCGCCCGCAACAAGCAGGGCGAGCTGAATGCCTTCATCAATGCGTGCAGCCACCGTGGCGCGCAGCTCTGTCGCCACAAGCGCGGCAACAAGGCGACCTATACCTGCCCGTTCCATGGCTGGACGTTCAACAACAACGGCAAGCTGCTGAAGGTGAAGGACCCGGAAGGCGCCGGCTATCCGGAGTGCTTCAACAAGGAAGGCTCGCACGACCTGAAGCGCGTGCCGAAGTTTGCCAGCTATCGCGGCTTCCTGTTCGGTAGCCTGAATGCCGACGTGGTGCCGCTGGAAGCGTTTCTCGGCGAGGCGGGCAAGATCATCGACATGATCGTCGACCAGTCGCCCGACGGCCTGGAAGTGCTGCGCGGCTCGTCCACCTACACGTTCAACGGCAATTGGAAGCTGCAGGCCGAGAATGGCGCGGACGGCTACCACGTGTCCGCGGTGCACTGGAACTACGCGGCCACCACGAACCGCCGCAAGGAAGCGGGCATCGACGCGATTCGCGCCATGGATGCCGGCAAGTGGGGGCGGCAGGGCGGCGGCTTCTACGCCTTCGAACACGGCCATATGCTGCTGTGGACGCAGTGGTCGAATCCCGAGGACCGGCCGAATTACCCGCGGCGCGGCGACTACGCGGCGAAATACGGCGAGCCGATGTCGCGCTGGATGATCGAGCGCTCGCGCAACCTGTGCCTGTACCCGAACGTGTATCTGATGGACCAGTTCGGATCGCAGATCCGCCTGCTGCGGCCCATCTCGGTAGACAAGACCGAAGTGACGATCTACTGCATCGCGCCGAAAGGGGAATCGGACGACGCGCGAGCCCGCCGCATCCGCCAGTACGAGGACTTCTTCAACGTCAGCGGCATGGCCACGCCGGACGACCTGGAGGAATTCCGGGCCTGCCAGACCGGCTACGCCGGCGCCGCGATGGAATGGAACGACATGTGCCGCGGCGCGAAGCACTGGATCAAGGGGCCGGACGAAGCCGCCCGGGAAATCGGCCTGCAACCCGTGATGTCCGGCGTGCGCACCGAGGATGAAGGGCTGTACACCGTGCAGCACCGCTACTGGCTGGACGTGATGAGCAAGGCTTTGATGCCGGAGGGACAGCCATGA
- the benB gene encoding benzoate 1,2-dioxygenase small subunit, translating to MNDATMEDIAAFLYREARLLDDEQWDEWLECYHPEALFWMPSWDDDGRLVTDPRREISLIYYPSRQGLEDRVFRIKTERSSATVPDTRTSHNIANIEVESREGSTVTVRFNWHTLSHRYQTDFGYFGMSRYVIDFGGAQPRILDKYVVLKNDYIHQVIDVYHI from the coding sequence ATGAACGACGCCACGATGGAGGATATCGCCGCATTCCTGTACCGCGAGGCCCGGTTGCTGGACGACGAGCAGTGGGACGAGTGGCTCGAGTGCTACCACCCGGAAGCGCTGTTCTGGATGCCTTCCTGGGACGACGACGGCAGGCTGGTGACGGACCCGCGGCGCGAGATTTCGCTGATCTACTACCCGAGCCGGCAGGGGCTGGAGGACCGCGTGTTCCGGATCAAGACGGAACGCTCCAGCGCCACGGTGCCCGATACGCGCACGAGCCACAACATCGCCAATATCGAGGTCGAGTCGCGCGAGGGCAGCACTGTGACCGTGCGCTTCAACTGGCACACGCTGAGCCACCGCTACCAGACGGATTTCGGTTACTTCGGCATGTCCCGCTACGTGATCGATTTTGGCGGCGCGCAGCCGCGCATCCTGGACAAGTACGTCGTGCTGAAGAACGACTACATCCACCAGGTCATCGACGTGTACCACATTTGA
- the benC gene encoding benzoate 1,2-dioxygenase electron transfer component BenC produces METHRIALQFEDGITRFIACNDNEKLSDAAYRQKVNIPLDCRDGACGTCRAFCESGRYDMPEESYIADALEAEDAARGYILACQCRPTADCVIRIPATSASCKSGAGMFEGTIASVEHLSASTIAFAIDLDGEIPDFLPGQYVNVRIPGTDLTRSYSFSSPPGGRQARFVVRNVPGGRMSRYLAREAAPGQAIGFAGPYGSFYLRPVQRPLLMLAGGTGIAPFLSMLDVLARRGFTHPVRLVYAVTNDHDLVGLEQLDRIAAAHPDFSYVTTVAAADSTHHRKGYATAHVEPGWMNGGDVDVYLCGPVPMVDAVRNWFTDTGVSPVGFHFEKFSSTGV; encoded by the coding sequence ATGGAGACGCACCGCATCGCCTTGCAGTTCGAGGACGGGATCACCCGCTTCATCGCCTGCAACGACAACGAAAAACTGTCCGACGCCGCCTACCGGCAAAAGGTCAATATCCCGCTCGATTGCCGCGATGGCGCCTGCGGCACCTGCCGCGCCTTCTGCGAATCCGGCCGCTACGACATGCCGGAGGAAAGCTATATCGCGGATGCGCTGGAAGCGGAGGACGCGGCGCGGGGCTACATCCTGGCCTGCCAGTGCCGGCCGACTGCAGATTGCGTGATCCGCATTCCCGCCACGTCGGCGTCGTGCAAGTCCGGCGCCGGCATGTTCGAGGGCACGATCGCCTCGGTCGAGCATCTGTCCGCCTCGACCATCGCGTTCGCCATCGACCTCGATGGCGAAATCCCCGATTTCCTGCCGGGTCAATACGTGAACGTGCGGATTCCCGGCACGGACCTGACCCGCTCGTACTCGTTCAGCTCGCCGCCGGGCGGGCGGCAGGCGCGCTTCGTCGTGCGCAATGTGCCGGGCGGCCGGATGAGCCGGTACCTGGCGCGCGAAGCGGCACCGGGCCAGGCCATCGGCTTCGCTGGCCCGTACGGCAGCTTTTACCTGCGCCCGGTGCAGCGGCCGTTGTTGATGCTGGCGGGCGGCACGGGCATCGCGCCTTTCCTGTCGATGCTCGACGTGCTGGCGCGGCGAGGATTCACCCATCCGGTGCGGCTGGTGTACGCGGTGACGAACGACCACGACCTCGTTGGCCTCGAGCAGCTCGACCGGATTGCCGCGGCGCACCCGGACTTCAGCTACGTCACGACGGTAGCGGCGGCGGACAGCACGCATCACCGCAAGGGGTACGCGACGGCGCACGTGGAACCGGGCTGGATGAATGGCGGCGATGTCGACGTCTACCTGTGCGGCCCCGTTCCGATGGTGGACGCGGTGCGCAACTGGTTCACGGATACGGGTGTGTCGCCGGTCGGCTTCCACTTCGAGAAATTCTCATCCACGGGGGTGTGA
- a CDS encoding 1,6-dihydroxycyclohexa-2,4-diene-1-carboxylate dehydrogenase produces the protein MDQRFKDKVVVVTGAAQGIGRGVALRAAREGAHLVLADRAELVRQVAVECADLKAPVSVVLADLETYAGARAAIDTALAGFGRVDVLVNNVGGTIWAKPYQEYEEEQIEAEIRRSLFPTLWCCRAVLPAMIEQGQGAIVNISSIATRGIYRIPYSAAKGGINALTASLALEHAQDGIRVNAVATGGTEAPPRVVPRNPDPLSAREQAWYQGIVDQTIASSAMHRYGTIDEQVGAILFLASDEASYITGSVLPVGGGDQG, from the coding sequence ATGGACCAGCGCTTCAAGGACAAGGTGGTCGTGGTCACCGGCGCGGCCCAGGGCATCGGCCGCGGTGTGGCATTGCGCGCGGCGCGCGAGGGAGCGCACCTGGTGCTGGCCGACCGCGCCGAACTGGTGCGGCAGGTGGCGGTCGAATGCGCCGACCTGAAGGCGCCGGTATCGGTAGTGCTGGCCGATCTGGAGACGTACGCCGGGGCGCGCGCTGCGATCGACACGGCACTGGCCGGTTTCGGCCGGGTCGACGTCTTGGTCAACAACGTGGGCGGCACGATCTGGGCCAAGCCTTACCAGGAATACGAGGAGGAACAGATCGAGGCGGAGATCCGGCGCTCGCTGTTCCCGACGCTGTGGTGCTGCCGCGCCGTGCTGCCGGCGATGATCGAACAGGGACAGGGCGCCATCGTCAACATCTCGTCCATCGCCACGCGCGGCATCTACCGCATCCCGTATTCGGCGGCCAAGGGCGGCATCAATGCGCTGACGGCCAGCCTGGCACTCGAGCATGCGCAGGATGGCATCCGCGTCAATGCCGTCGCCACGGGTGGCACCGAGGCGCCGCCGCGAGTGGTGCCGCGCAACCCGGACCCGCTGAGCGCACGGGAGCAGGCGTGGTACCAGGGCATCGTCGACCAGACGATCGCCAGCAGCGCCATGCACCGCTACGGCACCATCGACGAGCAGGTGGGCGCCATCCTGTTCCTTGCCTCCGACGAGGCATCGTACATCACGGGCAGCGTGCTGCCCGTCGGCGGGGGGGACCAGGGATGA
- the pcaD gene encoding 3-oxoadipate enol-lactonase, with protein sequence MTHGTDTAHLNGHACRYRVDGDRSKPALLMCNSLGTDHTMWNAQANALSGHFHLIRYDARGHGGSGSPPGPYSLEMLANDALALLDHLAIRSAHVVGLSMGGLVAQCLGIYAPHRVRRLVLANTASRIGTGEGWRGRAAAVRAGGLADIAASAPARWFMPAFAAEYRALVEPLQRALRHQAAEGYAACCDALAAADLRDEVGAIRAPVLVIAGDADPVTTVADGVDLCTRIPDAKLVTLPASHLSAIEVPAAFTRELSSFLQP encoded by the coding sequence ATGACGCATGGAACGGACACGGCGCACCTGAACGGTCACGCATGCCGCTACCGCGTCGATGGCGACCGGAGCAAGCCGGCACTGCTGATGTGTAATTCGCTGGGCACCGATCACACGATGTGGAATGCCCAGGCGAACGCGCTGTCGGGCCACTTTCATCTGATCCGCTATGACGCGCGCGGGCACGGCGGATCGGGCAGCCCGCCGGGCCCCTACAGCCTCGAGATGCTGGCCAACGACGCGTTGGCGCTGCTGGATCACCTGGCCATTCGCAGTGCCCACGTGGTGGGCCTGTCGATGGGCGGACTGGTGGCGCAATGCCTGGGCATTTACGCGCCGCACCGGGTGCGGCGGCTGGTATTGGCCAACACCGCATCTCGGATCGGCACCGGGGAAGGCTGGCGCGGCCGGGCGGCGGCGGTGCGGGCGGGCGGCCTGGCCGATATCGCCGCGAGCGCGCCGGCGCGCTGGTTCATGCCGGCCTTCGCCGCCGAGTACCGCGCGCTCGTCGAACCCCTGCAGCGCGCCCTGCGGCACCAGGCGGCGGAAGGCTACGCGGCCTGCTGCGACGCCCTGGCCGCCGCGGACCTGCGCGACGAGGTCGGGGCGATCCGCGCGCCGGTACTCGTGATCGCCGGCGACGCCGATCCGGTGACGACGGTTGCCGATGGCGTCGACCTGTGCACGCGCATTCCCGACGCGAAGCTGGTCACGCTGCCGGCCTCGCACCTGTCGGCCATCGAGGTCCCCGCCGCCTTCACGCGCGAATTGTCGAGCTTTCTTCAACCCTGA
- a CDS encoding MFS transporter encodes MRQIDLQQLADDASFNRFHARILGWCALVIVCDGYDLAVAGIALPAIMRDMGVTAQSAGFMVSSALFGMMIGAIFLGTVADRIGRRAAIAICLALFSGFTAAAGMTDDPYVFSAMRFLAGLGIGGVMPNVVAQMTEYAPKRLRATLVTLMFSGYAVGGMLAALLGKGMIEAWGWQSVFLAAGVPIVLIPFVLKSLPESLPFLLRAGRLDEVASIARRLDPSCTAQCGDSFALPAAERPSGAPIRQLFADGRGFSTAMFWIAFFMCLFMVYALSSWLAKLMAGAGYSLGSALTFVLVLNFGAVIGAVGGGWLADRFHIKYVLVAMYALAAVSITLLGYPVPTPVLFLLVGLAGASTIGTQIVTYAYAGQFYPAAVRATGIGWASGVGRSGAILAPIAIGTLVGLALPLQHNFAAIAVPAVIATVAVALIRHERSAVAVLNSEPARAAAG; translated from the coding sequence ATGCGGCAAATCGACCTGCAGCAACTCGCGGATGACGCCAGCTTCAACCGCTTCCACGCCAGGATTCTGGGGTGGTGCGCCCTCGTCATTGTCTGCGACGGCTACGATCTCGCCGTGGCAGGGATCGCGCTGCCCGCAATCATGCGCGATATGGGCGTGACGGCGCAAAGCGCCGGCTTCATGGTCAGCTCGGCCCTGTTCGGCATGATGATCGGCGCCATCTTCCTGGGCACGGTCGCCGACCGCATCGGACGGCGCGCCGCCATCGCCATCTGCCTGGCGCTGTTTTCCGGCTTCACGGCGGCGGCGGGCATGACGGACGATCCCTATGTCTTCAGCGCCATGCGCTTCCTGGCCGGCCTGGGCATCGGCGGCGTGATGCCGAACGTGGTGGCGCAGATGACGGAGTACGCGCCGAAACGCCTGCGCGCCACGCTCGTGACACTGATGTTCTCCGGCTACGCGGTGGGCGGCATGCTGGCCGCGCTGCTGGGAAAAGGGATGATCGAGGCGTGGGGCTGGCAATCCGTGTTCCTGGCCGCCGGCGTTCCGATCGTGCTGATTCCCTTCGTGCTGAAGTCGCTGCCCGAATCGCTGCCGTTCCTGTTGCGGGCGGGGCGGCTGGACGAGGTTGCGTCCATTGCGCGGCGGCTCGACCCGTCGTGCACGGCGCAGTGCGGCGACAGCTTTGCCTTGCCGGCGGCGGAGCGGCCTTCCGGTGCGCCGATCCGGCAACTGTTCGCCGACGGGCGAGGCTTTTCCACCGCGATGTTCTGGATCGCCTTCTTCATGTGCCTGTTCATGGTGTATGCCTTGAGTTCCTGGCTCGCCAAGCTGATGGCCGGGGCAGGGTACAGCCTCGGTTCGGCCTTGACCTTCGTGCTGGTGCTGAACTTCGGCGCCGTGATCGGCGCGGTGGGCGGCGGCTGGCTGGCCGACCGCTTCCATATCAAGTACGTGCTGGTGGCGATGTACGCGCTCGCCGCCGTGTCGATCACGCTGCTCGGTTATCCGGTACCGACGCCCGTGCTGTTCCTGCTGGTGGGGCTGGCCGGGGCGTCGACGATCGGCACGCAGATCGTTACCTATGCGTATGCGGGGCAGTTCTATCCGGCGGCCGTGCGCGCCACCGGCATCGGCTGGGCGTCCGGCGTGGGGCGCAGCGGCGCGATCCTGGCGCCGATCGCGATCGGCACGCTGGTCGGCCTGGCGCTGCCGCTGCAGCACAATTTCGCCGCCATCGCCGTGCCGGCGGTGATTGCCACCGTGGCCGTGGCGCTGATCCGGCACGAACGGTCGGCCGTCGCTGTCCTGAACAGTGAGCCGGCGCGGGCGGCGGCGGGTTGA
- a CDS encoding family 1 glycosylhydrolase, whose amino-acid sequence MSHDVNNSAPLELWGGLECTINRVSDQYFSQMERNGHRGRLEDIDRFASLGIKAVRYPVLWECTAPDGPESADWSWSDARLPRLRDLGVEPIAGLVHHGSGPRHTSLISPCFPEKLAEFAGAVARRYPWLTYYTPVNEPLTTARFSGLSGVWYPHAKSEEAFVRALMNQCRATVLAMRAIREVNPEAKLVQTDDLSRTYGTPEMAHLVEFFNERRWLSWDLLCGMVGPEHALWDFMLKSGADPEELQWLRDNPCPPDIIGVNYYITSERWLDHRVEGFPASHVHEYKGVKHADMETARVLANPTRGIGPLLGEVWERYKLPVAITEAHIDAHREDQMRWLREIWQAADAQRAAGADIRAVTVWALLGSFDWNCLVTACHGYYEPGPFDVRGAEPRPTAVADMMRRLSSGRELDHPVMRGSGWWHRPGRFLCQPVAAPAVTASLTERQQAKAPMPPILVAGASGALARAFAARCKARNLPCVLAGRDSMDATDPAAVERMIRQHRPWAIVNAAGARPPEPGMTEVGQTEEQYRAHVNGAVVLALAAARHGLPYQVFSSTAVLAGVEGRRDEAATPVPLDAFGRCQAEAERRVLGANPQALIVRSGQFFSADGDVGLLGRALAALREGKPVALPPDLTLAPSYLPDLVDACLDLAVDGERGIWHLANHAGVAAIDLVSRAAMLLGLGAMLVQHEVDEVDVAPVLETRRGALLPTLDYALARFAAASQAAAVERRSAPRAGRG is encoded by the coding sequence ATGAGTCACGACGTGAACAATTCCGCCCCCCTCGAACTGTGGGGCGGCCTCGAATGCACGATCAACCGCGTGTCGGACCAGTATTTCAGCCAGATGGAGCGCAACGGCCACCGCGGGCGACTGGAGGACATCGACCGCTTCGCGTCGCTGGGAATCAAGGCCGTGCGGTATCCGGTACTGTGGGAATGCACCGCGCCGGACGGTCCCGAATCGGCCGACTGGTCCTGGTCCGACGCCCGGCTGCCGCGCCTGCGCGACCTGGGCGTGGAACCGATTGCCGGGCTGGTGCACCACGGCAGCGGGCCGCGCCATACGAGTCTGATTTCGCCATGCTTCCCCGAGAAACTGGCCGAATTTGCCGGCGCCGTGGCGCGCCGCTACCCCTGGCTGACGTATTACACCCCCGTCAATGAACCGTTGACGACGGCGCGGTTCTCGGGCCTGTCCGGCGTGTGGTATCCCCATGCCAAGTCCGAAGAAGCGTTCGTGCGGGCGCTGATGAACCAGTGCCGCGCCACCGTGCTGGCCATGCGCGCCATCCGCGAGGTGAACCCGGAGGCGAAGCTGGTGCAGACGGACGACCTGTCGCGCACCTACGGCACGCCCGAGATGGCGCACCTGGTCGAGTTCTTCAATGAAAGGCGCTGGCTGTCCTGGGACCTGCTGTGCGGCATGGTGGGGCCGGAACACGCGCTGTGGGACTTCATGCTCAAGTCGGGTGCCGATCCGGAGGAACTGCAGTGGTTGCGCGACAATCCCTGCCCGCCGGACATCATCGGCGTCAATTACTACATCACCAGCGAGCGCTGGCTGGACCACCGCGTCGAAGGCTTCCCGGCCAGCCACGTGCACGAATACAAGGGCGTCAAGCATGCGGACATGGAAACGGCCCGCGTGCTGGCCAACCCCACGCGCGGCATCGGGCCGCTGCTGGGCGAGGTGTGGGAACGCTACAAGCTGCCCGTGGCGATCACCGAGGCGCACATCGACGCGCACCGCGAAGACCAGATGCGCTGGCTGCGCGAGATCTGGCAGGCCGCCGACGCCCAGCGCGCCGCCGGTGCCGATATCCGTGCCGTCACCGTGTGGGCACTGCTGGGGTCCTTCGACTGGAATTGCCTGGTGACGGCCTGCCACGGCTATTACGAGCCGGGGCCGTTCGATGTGCGCGGTGCCGAGCCGCGCCCCACGGCGGTGGCCGACATGATGCGGCGCCTCTCGAGCGGCCGCGAACTGGACCACCCGGTGATGCGCGGCAGCGGCTGGTGGCACCGTCCCGGGCGTTTCCTGTGCCAGCCGGTAGCGGCACCCGCCGTGACGGCGTCGCTGACCGAGCGGCAGCAGGCGAAGGCGCCGATGCCGCCGATCCTCGTCGCCGGTGCCAGTGGCGCGCTGGCGCGTGCCTTCGCCGCCCGCTGCAAGGCGCGTAACCTGCCTTGCGTGCTGGCCGGGCGCGATTCGATGGATGCCACCGACCCGGCAGCCGTGGAGCGGATGATCCGCCAGCACCGGCCGTGGGCGATCGTCAACGCGGCCGGGGCCCGGCCGCCGGAGCCGGGCATGACGGAAGTGGGGCAGACGGAAGAGCAGTATCGCGCCCATGTCAACGGCGCCGTCGTGCTGGCGCTGGCCGCGGCGCGGCACGGGCTGCCGTACCAGGTGTTCTCGAGCACGGCGGTGCTGGCCGGGGTGGAAGGGCGCCGTGACGAGGCGGCGACGCCGGTGCCGCTGGATGCCTTCGGCCGCTGCCAGGCCGAGGCGGAGCGCCGCGTGCTGGGTGCCAATCCGCAGGCGCTGATCGTGCGCAGCGGCCAGTTCTTCAGTGCCGACGGCGACGTCGGCCTGCTGGGCCGCGCGCTGGCCGCCCTGCGTGAAGGCAAGCCGGTGGCGCTGCCGCCCGACCTGACGCTCGCGCCGAGCTACCTGCCGGACCTCGTCGACGCGTGCCTCGACCTGGCGGTGGACGGCGAGCGCGGTATCTGGCACCTGGCCAACCACGCGGGCGTGGCCGCCATCGACCTGGTCTCGCGCGCCGCCATGCTGCTGGGCCTGGGCGCCATGCTGGTCCAGCACGAAGTCGACGAGGTGGACGTCGCCCCCGTGCTCGAAACCCGCCGCGGCGCACTGCTGCCGACGCTCGACTACGCGCTGGCCCGCTTCGCTGCCGCCAGCCAGGCCGCCGCCGTCGAACGGCGCAGCGCCCCGCGCGCCGGCCGCGGGTGA